From the genome of Sinanaerobacter sp. ZZT-01:
TATCGTAGGTGCTTTGATTTCTTTTGCGACGGGAACTTCATGGGGAACCTTTGCGATTATGATGCCAATTGCGATTCCTATGGCATTTCATTTAGGAGCACCTTTATATGTTTCTATAGCAGCGGTATTATCTGGCGGACTCTTTGGAGACCATTGCTCTCCGATTTCCGACACAACAATTTTGGCAGCAACAGGTTCCAACTGTTCGCTCTTGGATCACGTGAAGACACAGTTCCCTTACGCACTTCTTTGTGCATCGGTTTCTATTGCAGGGTATGTGGTTGCGGGATTCTTTGAGAGTGTGATTGTTACAGGCGCTTGTATGGCAGCGATGGTTGTTGTTTATGTTTTAGCGGCAAAGATATGGGGCATTAAGATTGAAAACCTGGCATTAACAGATATAGAAAAAATGAATAAATAAGACATAGGAAAAAGAAAGGAAACGAACAAATGGCAAATTTATGGGGTGGAAGATTTGAAAAAGGAATGGATGAAATTGTAGAAAAATTCAATGCATCCATAGAATTTGATGAACGCTTGTATGCCTGTGACATTCAAGGCAGCATTGCGCATGTGACTATGCTGGCAGAACAAGGAATTGTAAGCATAGAAGAAAAAGAACAGATTATTAAAGGGCTTGAAAGCATTAGAGAGCGTATTGCAAAAGGAGAGCTGACCTTTACAGTTAAAAATGAAGACATTCATATGGCGGTGGAAAGTACTTTGATCTCCGAACTTGGAGAGGTTGGAAAAAAACTTCATACAGCAAGAAGCAGAAATGACCAGGTCGCAGTTGACACAAGGCTGTATTTGAAAGAAGAAATAAAAGAAATTATTGAAAATTTGATTTATATGGAAAAGGTACTTTTAGAGAAAGCGGAAAGCTATGCAGATAAGATAATGATTGGCTTTACACATATGCAACATGCGCAGCCGGTTACAGTCGGATTTCATTTTATGGCTTATTTTCAGATGTTCAAAAGAGATATTCAACGCTTGCAGGATACGTATGAACGTATGGATTACTGTCCGCTGGGAGCGTGTGCACTTGCAGGTACTACGATTCCGACTGATCGTCACAGAACTGCGGAAATATTAGGATTTCAAGGACCGACACAAAATGCGATGGACAGCGTAAGTGACAGAGACTACATCATTGAATTTTTAAGTGATGCATCCATTTCAATGATGCACATCAGCCGCTTTGCAGAAGAATTTGTATGGTGGAATTCACAAGAGTTCAGTTATATCGCCATAGATGACAGCTTCTGTACCGGAAGCAGCATTATGCCGCAGAAGAAGAATCCGGATATGGCAGAGCTTCTTCGTGGTAAAGTAGGGCGTGTTTATGGGCATCTAATGCAGATGCTGACCGTATTAAAAGGGACACCGCTCGCTTATAACAAAGATTTTCAAGAAGATAAAGAAGGCTTATTTGATACCATCGATACGTGGAAGGCATCTTTGCGAATCTTTGCAAAGATGATAGAAAAAACGGAATTTCGCATGGATGTAATTGAAAAACATCTAAGCAAGGGCTTCTTGAATGCGACGGATTTAGCAGAACACTTTGTGAAACTGGGTATTCCATTCCGTGAAGCACATGAGATTGTAGGAAAAATGGTAAAATACTGTGAGCATCACGAGAATGATTTTGTTGATTTAACCGATGAGGACTTAAAAGAGATTGATGAACGCCTTTCACTTGCGAAGATGCCAGATCTAAGTATAGAGGGCTGTGTCAATGCGAGAGTGTCTTTTGGCGGAACCGCACCAACTGAAGTTCGCCGCCAAATTCAGGAAGAAGAAGATTGGTTGAATACGTTGGCATAAAATAAAAATTATGTTACAATCGGAATATAGAAGAGAATATGGTATTTTTCAATGGAAGGCTCTCTGAACCTTCCATTGTTTCTTGGATATAGTTGGACAACAGATGGAGGGAACTTGATATGACACAAAAATCAGTTGCATTGGAAAAACATTTGGAATGGAAGGGGAAGCTCGAAATCATAGCGAGGGCACCTATTAATACAAGAGAAGAATTAGCGATTGCTTATACACCTGGGGTTGCAGAGCCTTGCTTGGAAATTGCCAGAGATGAGAGTTTGGCGTATGATTATACGAGAAAAGGAAATTTGGTAGCAGTAATCACAGATGGAAGTGCCGTTTTAGGCTTGGGAGATATCGGACCGAGTGCAGGTATGCCGGTCATGGAAGGAAAGTGCGCTTTATTTAAACGCTTTGCAAATATTGATGCTTTCCCGATTTGTATTGATTCAAAGGATCCGAAAACGATCATTGATACGGTGGTTGCTATATCGAAGAGCTTTGGCGGTATTAATCTGGAAGACATCTCCGCTCCTAGATGTTTTGAAATCGAGAAAGAACTGATTAAAAGATGTGATATTCCGGTATTTCATGATGACCAGCACGGCACGGCAATCATTACTTCAGCAGGACTTTTAAATGCGGTTCGCCTGACCGGAAAGAAGATGGGTGAACTTAAAATTGTCATCAGTGGTGCCGGTGCGGCCGGAATATCAATTGCACGATTATTTTTGCAAATGGATTTCGGGGATGTAATTCTTTGCGGAAGCAAAGGCACGATTTATGAAAATGCCCCTTATAATAATGAGGCACAGCAGGAAATGGCGAAGATTACAAACAAAGAAAAATTGGTCGGCAGCTTAGCGGATGCGATGAAAGGTGCAGATGTACTGATCGGTGTTTCTAAGCCTGGAATTGTAACACGGGAGATGGTGCGTTCTATGGCGGACAACCCAATTATTTTTGCGATGGCAAACCCAATACCGGAGATTATGCCGGATTTGGCAAGAGAAGCGGGGGCTGCTGTAGTTGGGACGGGAAGAAGTGACTTCCCAAATCAAGTAAACAATGTATTAGCGTTTCCTGGCATTTTTAAAGGCGTGTTATCGGTTCGATCCAGAGAAATCACTGACAGCATGAAAGAGGCGGCTGCAAGAGCCATTGCCGGTGTGATTGATGAAAAAGAATTGACGGCCGATTACGTACTTCCGGATGCTTTTGACGAAAATGTAGTTAAGGCCGTTGCAGATGCCGTTGCAGCAGAAGCAGTTCGCCTGGGTCTGAATCGAAGATAGTAGGTTAAGAAAGTTGCATAGGAGGAACGGAATGGAATATCGAATTGAACATGATACCATGGGAGAAGTAAAGGTACCAGCGGATAAATATTGGGGAGCGCAGACACAGCGGAGTTTTGAAAACTTTAAAATCGGAGGCGAAAGAATGCCGACCGAGATAATAAGGGCTTTTGGCGTCTTAAAAAAAGCTGCGGCGCTTACGAACTGCAAGCTTGGAACATTAGATGAAAAAAGGGCAAACGCAATCTCTGCAGTGTGCGATGAGATCATAAAAGGAAAATTGGATGAACAGTTTCCGTTGGTTGTTTGGCAGACCGGGAGCGGGACTCAGTCTAACATGAATGTAAATGAAGTCGTTGCGAATCGGGGAAATGAAATTTTAGGGGAAACGCTCCTACACCCGAATGATCATGTCAATAAATCGCAAAGCTCTAACGATACGTTCCCGACGGCGATGCATATAGCAGCACTTATGGAATTGGAAAATGATTTGTTGCCGGCGATCTGGCAGCTGGAAGAAACATTTCGTGAACTGTCAGATAAATATAGCAGCATAATTAAAACAGGAAGAACGCATCTGCAGGATGCGACGCCGCTGACACTTGGTCAAGAAATCAGCGCATGGCAGGAGATGCTTGCAAAGTGTGCAGATATGATTATGAACTCCGAACAAGGCTTAAAAGAGCTGGCCTTAGGAGGAACGGCAGTCGGTACCGGATTAAACGCGCCGGAGAAATTCGGTGCATTGGTTGCAGAAGAAATTTCAAAGCTTACAGAAAAAGAATTTGAAACGGCACCAAATAAATTCCACGCTCTGACCAGCAAGGATGCGTTGGTGTATGCACATGGAGCTTTAAAAGCGTTGGCATGTAACTTAATGAAAATTGCAAATGATGTACGCTGGCTGGCCAGTGGGCCGCGCTGCGGCATTGGTGAAATCTGTATTCCAGAGAACGAACCGGGAAGTTCGATCATGCCCGGAAAAGTAAATCCGACACAGTGTGAAGCGATGACGATGGCCTGTGTACAGGTAATGGCAAATGATGTGGCGATTGGAATGGGCGCGTCGCAGGGAAATTTTCAGCTTAATGTGTTTATGCCTATGATGATTTATAATTTTTTACAGTCAGTCCGGCTTCTTACAACCGCATTGGTTTCTTTTCGTATCCATTGTGCGGTCGGTATTGTTCCAAATGAGGAAAGGATTAAAGAGAATTTAGACCGTTCTTTGATGCTGGTAACGGCGTTGAATCCGCATATCGGATATGAAAATGCAGCGAAGGTTGCAAAGACTGCACACAAAGAGGGAATTACACTCAGGGAAGCAGCCGTTAAGCTAGGGTTGTTAACTGCAGAAGCATTTGATAAGGCAGTGGTTCCGGCCAATATGGTAAAGACAATTGAATGCGATTCGTCAATATAGCGGGCTGCCTAAACCGATTTATTTGCTTTCTTTGGCACGCATGATTACAGCGATGGGGATGTTCATTTACCCATTTCTCTCATTGCTGCTGAATACACGGTTAGGTTATAATGAATTTCAAATCGGAAAAGTAATGCTTTACATAGCAGCGGCAAACATAATGGGAACCTTGCTTGCCGGAAAGCTGGCAGATCGATTTGGGAGAAAAAAAATTTATCTTTTTGCTCTGACCGGCTGTGTCGTTTCCTTGTTTTTTGGAGGCGTTGTCTGCGAAGAATTTTGGGTAGTGCCTGTGGTTGTAGTGGTTTACTTTTTTGTTAGTATGACTATGCCTGTTCTTGCAGCGATGATTACAGATCTGTCAAATGTAAACAATCGGAGAGAATGCTTTTCTTTGTTGTACTTAAGCACCAACATTGGCATATCTATGGGACCTTTGATTGCAGGGATGCTCTTTTACAATCATACGCCTTGGATTTTTTGGGGGCAGGGCATCAGCTGCTTCTTGACTGCATTGCTTGTGTTTTTTTTCATAAGTGATACGATGCCAATTGCAGAGGCAAGTTGTATCAATACAGAAAAAACCGAAAGTGAAACGATTTCGAACTTGGGAGAAGAAAAAAGAAGGGAAGCGGATCGAAGCTTATTTTTACTTTTGCTGGAGCGTCCTATTCTTTTCTGTTTTATTTTATGCCTGGCTGTACTGACTTTTTGTTATATTGAAATAGACTTTATTCTGCCTTTGCAAGTAAAAGACATATTTGGAGTTGAGGTGGGTGCAAGATATTTTGGAATTATGAGTGCCTGTAATGGCATTGTGGTGGTGACCGTATCTCCGATTTTGGTATTTTTGACAAAGAAAAAAGAACCTCTGCTTAATATGTTTATAGCGGCATTGCTATATGCAGCAGGATTTGGATTTTATGCGTTCACACAGTCGATTGTGTTGTATGTGATCTTGGTAGCTGTGTGGACTTCCGGAGAAATTTTAATTTCAACCTGTTCCGGTGAATACATAGCATCGCATTCACCGGAGAGCCACAGGGCACGGTTTCAGTCTCTGTACGAATTTGCCAGAGGGATAGGAAAAGCATTTGGACCGCTGGCTTTCGGCCTGTTTCTTTTGGAACATAGTATGGAATCGGCATGGATCCTAATTGCGTTTTTGTGCATTTTAATGGCATTTGCATTATTTATACTTTACCGTGCAGAGGAAAACCGTAAGCGAAGTAAGAAAAACAGAAAATATTTCATATAAATTATTATAGATATTTTTAATTCGATGTGATTAATTTAAAAGTACGCAATTGAGAATGTGGTTGTGAAATTATAGAACTATGATAAAATAAATGAAACGATAGATAATAAATAATACTTAATGAGAAATAGAGGAGACACAATGAGCAAGGCGGATCAAATTTTTGTAGGGATGTGCAGCGATATTATTGAGAATGGATATTCTTCCGAGGGGCAAAATGTCCGTGCGGTTTGGGAGGATGGAACACCGGCGCATACAATAAAAAAATTTGGAGTAGTAAATAGATATGATTTAGCGAAGGAATTTCCAGCGCTGACATTAAGACCTACACCAATGAAATCAGCAATTGATGAACTTCTTTGGATTTGGAGCAAAAAATCCAATCATGTCAGCGACCTAGCGAGTCACATTTGGGATGCTTGGGCAGATGAGGAGGGTTCCATTGGAAAAGCTTACGGATATCAGTTGTCAGTAAAACATAAATACAGTGAGGGAGAGATGGATCAGGTCGATCGCGTACTCTACGATTTAAAGCATAACCCATACAGCAGAAGAATCATGACAAACATTTATGTACATGAAGACTTGCATGAAATGAATTTATACCCATGTGCGTATAGTGTGACATTTAATGTAACGGATGGGCGTTTGAATGCAATTTTGAATCAGCGTTCACAGGATATTTTGGT
Proteins encoded in this window:
- the argH gene encoding argininosuccinate lyase, producing MANLWGGRFEKGMDEIVEKFNASIEFDERLYACDIQGSIAHVTMLAEQGIVSIEEKEQIIKGLESIRERIAKGELTFTVKNEDIHMAVESTLISELGEVGKKLHTARSRNDQVAVDTRLYLKEEIKEIIENLIYMEKVLLEKAESYADKIMIGFTHMQHAQPVTVGFHFMAYFQMFKRDIQRLQDTYERMDYCPLGACALAGTTIPTDRHRTAEILGFQGPTQNAMDSVSDRDYIIEFLSDASISMMHISRFAEEFVWWNSQEFSYIAIDDSFCTGSSIMPQKKNPDMAELLRGKVGRVYGHLMQMLTVLKGTPLAYNKDFQEDKEGLFDTIDTWKASLRIFAKMIEKTEFRMDVIEKHLSKGFLNATDLAEHFVKLGIPFREAHEIVGKMVKYCEHHENDFVDLTDEDLKEIDERLSLAKMPDLSIEGCVNARVSFGGTAPTEVRRQIQEEEDWLNTLA
- a CDS encoding NAD(P)-dependent malic enzyme, with the protein product MTQKSVALEKHLEWKGKLEIIARAPINTREELAIAYTPGVAEPCLEIARDESLAYDYTRKGNLVAVITDGSAVLGLGDIGPSAGMPVMEGKCALFKRFANIDAFPICIDSKDPKTIIDTVVAISKSFGGINLEDISAPRCFEIEKELIKRCDIPVFHDDQHGTAIITSAGLLNAVRLTGKKMGELKIVISGAGAAGISIARLFLQMDFGDVILCGSKGTIYENAPYNNEAQQEMAKITNKEKLVGSLADAMKGADVLIGVSKPGIVTREMVRSMADNPIIFAMANPIPEIMPDLAREAGAAVVGTGRSDFPNQVNNVLAFPGIFKGVLSVRSREITDSMKEAAARAIAGVIDEKELTADYVLPDAFDENVVKAVADAVAAEAVRLGLNRR
- the fumC gene encoding class II fumarate hydratase, whose product is MEYRIEHDTMGEVKVPADKYWGAQTQRSFENFKIGGERMPTEIIRAFGVLKKAAALTNCKLGTLDEKRANAISAVCDEIIKGKLDEQFPLVVWQTGSGTQSNMNVNEVVANRGNEILGETLLHPNDHVNKSQSSNDTFPTAMHIAALMELENDLLPAIWQLEETFRELSDKYSSIIKTGRTHLQDATPLTLGQEISAWQEMLAKCADMIMNSEQGLKELALGGTAVGTGLNAPEKFGALVAEEISKLTEKEFETAPNKFHALTSKDALVYAHGALKALACNLMKIANDVRWLASGPRCGIGEICIPENEPGSSIMPGKVNPTQCEAMTMACVQVMANDVAIGMGASQGNFQLNVFMPMMIYNFLQSVRLLTTALVSFRIHCAVGIVPNEERIKENLDRSLMLVTALNPHIGYENAAKVAKTAHKEGITLREAAVKLGLLTAEAFDKAVVPANMVKTIECDSSI
- a CDS encoding MFS transporter, whose product is MNAIRQYSGLPKPIYLLSLARMITAMGMFIYPFLSLLLNTRLGYNEFQIGKVMLYIAAANIMGTLLAGKLADRFGRKKIYLFALTGCVVSLFFGGVVCEEFWVVPVVVVVYFFVSMTMPVLAAMITDLSNVNNRRECFSLLYLSTNIGISMGPLIAGMLFYNHTPWIFWGQGISCFLTALLVFFFISDTMPIAEASCINTEKTESETISNLGEEKRREADRSLFLLLLERPILFCFILCLAVLTFCYIEIDFILPLQVKDIFGVEVGARYFGIMSACNGIVVVTVSPILVFLTKKKEPLLNMFIAALLYAAGFGFYAFTQSIVLYVILVAVWTSGEILISTCSGEYIASHSPESHRARFQSLYEFARGIGKAFGPLAFGLFLLEHSMESAWILIAFLCILMAFALFILYRAEENRKRSKKNRKYFI
- the thyA gene encoding thymidylate synthase, with the translated sequence MSKADQIFVGMCSDIIENGYSSEGQNVRAVWEDGTPAHTIKKFGVVNRYDLAKEFPALTLRPTPMKSAIDELLWIWSKKSNHVSDLASHIWDAWADEEGSIGKAYGYQLSVKHKYSEGEMDQVDRVLYDLKHNPYSRRIMTNIYVHEDLHEMNLYPCAYSVTFNVTDGRLNAILNQRSQDILVANNWNVAQYAILVHMLAQVNDFQVGEFVHVIADAHIYDRHIPLVKELIQRPQHPAPKLKMNPNIKNFYDFTVDDFIFEGYEAGAQIKGIPVAV